From Meiothermus sp., a single genomic window includes:
- a CDS encoding nucleotidyltransferase yields the protein MFASLNAHEVKYLVIGGIAAVLYGVPRATLDLDILIEATHDNAARLLDALAKANITSANLTSPKEILSNDVTVFKDRIRLDVQTNTPGLDFEAAWERRNLMQYQGQPFYVVSLEDLIASKVAAGRPKDLEDVEALRPKD from the coding sequence GTGTTCGCGTCGTTGAACGCCCATGAGGTGAAGTATTTGGTCATTGGGGGCATAGCCGCTGTCCTGTATGGGGTACCTAGGGCAACCCTGGATCTTGATATCTTGATTGAGGCCACCCACGATAACGCAGCCCGGCTGCTGGATGCCCTGGCAAAAGCCAATATCACTTCGGCGAATTTGACCTCCCCAAAGGAGATTTTGAGCAATGACGTGACCGTCTTCAAGGATCGTATTCGGCTGGATGTGCAAACCAATACCCCCGGGCTGGATTTTGAGGCTGCCTGGGAACGAAGAAACCTGATGCAGTATCAGGGGCAGCCCTTTTACGTGGTCTCGCTGGAGGATCTCATCGCTTCCAAAGTAGCTGCGGGACGGCCTAAAGACCTCGAGGACGTCGAGGCCTTACGGCCTAAAGACTAG
- a CDS encoding TIGR02466 family protein: protein MSQPAIQLLWPTPILVRKFDQAEAVNAELLRLFYGEVQASGSLKGTVYSSSDDILERYQSPALQALFGFISNAVFEAASTMNGSIWQQIGVRNLQMRVVGAWFQIQNRFGFHDIHNHGNCSWSGVYYVQLDPAERRRQHPVLGALNGITRFYAQHLSLLGGAHMDLGNAYMQQSTFDVTPEEGVLVVFPSWLLHKAMPYDGERDRVIISFNAQVHGERGNQAFAYGFH, encoded by the coding sequence ATGAGCCAACCAGCCATACAACTCTTGTGGCCCACCCCTATCCTGGTACGTAAGTTTGACCAAGCGGAGGCAGTGAATGCCGAGTTACTCCGGCTGTTTTATGGTGAGGTGCAAGCCAGCGGCAGCCTGAAGGGCACGGTGTATAGCAGCTCGGATGACATCCTGGAGCGCTACCAGAGCCCGGCGCTCCAGGCCCTGTTTGGTTTTATTTCCAATGCGGTGTTCGAGGCCGCCAGCACCATGAACGGCTCCATCTGGCAACAGATTGGGGTCAGAAATTTGCAGATGCGGGTGGTAGGGGCCTGGTTCCAGATACAAAACCGCTTTGGCTTTCACGACATCCACAACCACGGCAACTGTTCTTGGTCCGGAGTGTACTATGTGCAGCTCGACCCGGCCGAGCGGCGCCGGCAGCACCCGGTCTTGGGTGCGCTCAACGGTATCACCCGGTTTTATGCCCAACACCTAAGCCTGTTGGGGGGCGCCCACATGGATCTGGGCAACGCCTACATGCAGCAGTCCACCTTTGATGTAACCCCCGAGGAAGGGGTGCTGGTGGTGTTCCCAAGCTGGCTCCTGCACAAAGCCATGCCCTATGATGGCGAACGCGACCGGGTGATCATCTCCTTCAATGCCCAGGTGCATGGCGAACGGGGAAACCAGGCTTTTGCGTACGGATTCCACTAA
- the glyA gene encoding serine hydroxymethyltransferase has translation MIKAPDNPPRDELVFDLIRQEEERQRNGLELIASENFTSAAVREAVGSVLTNKYAEGYPGKRWYGGCEIVDQIETLAIERAKQLFGAAWANVQPHSGSSANIAVYAALLKPGDTVLGMDLSHGGHLTHGSPVNFSGLNYKFFGYKVRQEDELLHMEDVRALALEHKPKMIICGASAYSRILDFKAFREIADEVGAYLMADIAHIAGLVATGLHPSPLPYAHVVTSTTHKTLRGPRAGLLLSNDLEIAAILDRSIFPGTQGGPLEHVIAGKAVAFWEALQPSFKTYSAQIIKNAQTLAAELQKRGYRIVSGGTDNHLFVVDLRPQGLNGTKATKLLDAVHITISKSTLPYDTEKIIHGGGIRIGTPAITTRGMTEAHMPTIADLIDRALKGENPEALKAEVRAFASQFPLP, from the coding sequence ATGATTAAGGCTCCCGACAACCCCCCGCGTGACGAGCTGGTGTTCGACCTGATCCGCCAGGAAGAAGAGCGCCAGCGCAACGGCTTAGAGCTCATTGCCTCGGAGAACTTTACCTCGGCGGCGGTGCGCGAGGCGGTAGGCAGCGTGCTCACCAACAAATACGCCGAGGGCTACCCTGGCAAGCGCTGGTATGGCGGCTGTGAAATTGTAGACCAGATCGAAACCCTAGCCATCGAGCGGGCCAAACAGCTCTTTGGTGCGGCCTGGGCCAACGTGCAGCCCCATTCGGGCTCGAGCGCCAACATCGCGGTATACGCAGCCCTGCTCAAACCCGGCGACACCGTGCTGGGCATGGACCTGTCGCACGGGGGCCACCTCACCCACGGCTCCCCGGTCAACTTCTCGGGCCTCAACTACAAGTTCTTCGGCTACAAGGTGCGCCAGGAAGACGAGCTGCTGCACATGGAGGATGTGCGGGCCCTGGCACTGGAGCACAAGCCCAAGATGATCATCTGCGGGGCCAGCGCTTATAGCCGCATCCTCGACTTCAAGGCTTTCCGCGAGATCGCCGACGAAGTGGGAGCCTACCTGATGGCCGACATCGCCCACATTGCAGGGCTGGTGGCCACCGGTCTGCACCCCTCGCCCCTGCCCTACGCTCACGTGGTTACCTCCACCACCCACAAGACGCTGCGGGGGCCACGGGCGGGCCTGCTCCTGTCGAACGACCTCGAGATAGCCGCCATCCTAGATCGCTCCATTTTCCCCGGAACCCAGGGAGGGCCTCTGGAGCACGTCATCGCGGGCAAAGCAGTGGCCTTCTGGGAGGCTTTGCAGCCCTCCTTCAAAACCTACTCAGCCCAGATCATCAAAAACGCCCAGACGCTGGCCGCCGAGCTGCAAAAGCGCGGTTACCGCATCGTTTCGGGCGGCACCGATAACCACCTCTTTGTGGTAGATTTGCGCCCCCAGGGCCTCAACGGCACCAAGGCTACCAAGCTACTAGACGCCGTACACATCACCATCTCCAAAAGCACCCTGCCCTACGACACCGAGAAAATCATCCACGGGGGGGGCATCCGCATCGGCACCCCGGCCATCACCACCCGTGGCATGACCGAAGCGCACATGCCCACCATCGCCGACCTGATCGACCGTGCCCTGAAGGGCGAAAACCCCGAGGCGCTAAAAGCTGAAGTTAGAGCCTTTGCTTCGCAGTTTCCACTGCCCTAA
- a CDS encoding DMT family transporter yields the protein MAGYLYVLAAACLWGLLGVVSKWAFEQGVSPLEVAFWRAALGAVLFGAQAVWIQKVHLERPDRWAVLGFGLVGISLFYGAYQLAIESGGAALASVLLYTAPAIVALLSWLFLREPMDAHKLFAVGLTLLGVALVSLQGGGVKVSPAALFWGLLSALTYATYYLFGKLYLNKYSTPTVFLYALPVGALGLLPFVDFVPKNAEAWTAIAFLTLASTFLAVTLYFAGLRRLEATRASVVATIEPVVAALAAWLWWGERFSLLGYLGAGLVLLGVVWMVLRPEPSTAPSL from the coding sequence TTGGCCGGTTACCTCTACGTTCTGGCCGCGGCTTGCTTGTGGGGCCTCTTGGGGGTGGTGTCCAAGTGGGCCTTCGAGCAGGGGGTGAGCCCCCTCGAGGTGGCCTTCTGGCGGGCCGCTTTGGGGGCGGTGTTGTTCGGTGCACAAGCCGTCTGGATACAAAAAGTGCACCTCGAGCGCCCCGACCGCTGGGCCGTCCTGGGCTTTGGCCTGGTGGGGATTTCCCTCTTTTACGGAGCCTATCAGCTGGCTATCGAGAGCGGAGGGGCGGCTTTGGCCTCGGTGCTGCTGTACACCGCCCCGGCCATTGTGGCCCTGTTGTCGTGGCTCTTTTTGCGCGAGCCAATGGACGCCCACAAGCTCTTTGCGGTGGGCCTGACCCTGCTGGGCGTGGCCCTGGTCAGTTTGCAAGGGGGTGGGGTGAAGGTAAGCCCGGCGGCCTTGTTCTGGGGGCTTCTGTCGGCGCTGACCTATGCCACCTACTACCTGTTTGGCAAGCTCTACCTGAACAAATACAGCACCCCCACGGTGTTTTTATATGCGCTGCCGGTGGGGGCCTTGGGGCTCTTACCTTTTGTGGATTTTGTGCCCAAGAACGCCGAAGCCTGGACGGCCATTGCCTTTTTGACCCTGGCCTCCACCTTTTTGGCAGTCACGCTCTACTTTGCCGGGCTCAGGCGCTTAGAGGCCACCCGGGCTTCGGTGGTGGCCACCATAGAGCCGGTGGTGGCGGCCCTGGCGGCCTGGCTCTGGTGGGGCGAGCGCTTCAGCCTGCTGGGGTATCTGGGGGCGGGGCTGGTGCTGTTGGGGGTGGTCTGGATGGTTTTGAGGCCAGAACCTAGTACAGCGCCTAGTCTTTAG